One Arcobacter lacus genomic region harbors:
- a CDS encoding phage replisome organizer N-terminal domain-containing protein, whose translation MSDNKQYYYIKLKSDYFDTDEMIVLESMPDGHKYANILLKFMLRSLRNEGKLMFNDKIPFNSIMLSQVTRHSVGEIEKAVQIFESLNLIEILDNGAIYINDIQNFIGKSSTEADRKRIYRHRINEDKKQLGHLSNECPDKNPPELKKELKLEKELKPENKKDKFKSLMQFKNFCIKKYKSKVITNCCPTLLVGNQLKINENGFLESYFESKKIDINPEKAKKLWQILYENQEVIGVIKDDSIQKILGKFIKIEIESKVTKKLEEFIYQIHHYKEEENKYRLYFKDVLTKQIGKSNKLYDLEDIEKLPYIDIEDKL comes from the coding sequence ATGAGTGATAATAAACAATATTATTATATTAAACTAAAGTCAGATTATTTTGATACAGATGAAATGATAGTCCTTGAGAGTATGCCAGATGGACATAAATATGCGAATATTTTATTGAAATTTATGCTACGAAGTTTGAGAAATGAAGGGAAACTAATGTTTAATGATAAAATCCCCTTTAACTCAATTATGCTTTCGCAAGTTACAAGACATTCAGTTGGAGAAATTGAAAAAGCTGTTCAAATATTTGAAAGTTTAAATCTAATTGAGATACTTGATAATGGAGCTATTTACATTAATGATATTCAAAATTTCATAGGTAAATCTTCAACTGAAGCTGACCGAAAAAGAATTTATAGACACAGAATAAATGAAGATAAAAAACAATTAGGACATTTGTCTAATGAATGTCCAGACAAAAATCCACCAGAGCTAAAGAAAGAGCTAAAATTAGAAAAAGAGCTAAAGCCAGAAAATAAAAAAGATAAGTTTAAAAGTTTAATGCAATTTAAAAATTTCTGTATTAAAAAATATAAAAGCAAAGTTATCACTAATTGTTGTCCTACTTTGTTAGTTGGAAATCAATTAAAAATAAACGAGAATGGTTTCTTAGAAAGTTATTTTGAGAGTAAAAAAATAGATATAAATCCAGAAAAAGCCAAAAAATTATGGCAGATTTTATATGAAAATCAAGAGGTTATTGGAGTAATTAAAGATGATTCTATTCAAAAAATTTTGGGGAAATTTATAAAAATTGAAATCGAAAGTAAAGTAACTAAAAAATTAGAAGAATTCATTTATCAAATTCATCATTATAAGGAAGAAGAAAACAAATATAGATTATATTTCAAAGATGTACTAACAAAACAAATTGGAAAAAGCAATAAACTTTATGATTTAGAAGATATTGAGAAATTGCCATATATTGATATCGAGGATAAATTATGA
- a CDS encoding helix-turn-helix transcriptional regulator, with translation MNNNEYLNDKFLKIDDVLIIIPISKASLYRLAKKVNLLKPIKIGGSSFWSQNNINIYFENLKKQNLEL, from the coding sequence ATGAATAACAATGAATATTTGAATGATAAATTTTTAAAGATTGATGATGTTTTAATAATTATTCCTATAAGTAAAGCTTCTTTATATAGGCTTGCAAAAAAAGTTAATTTACTAAAACCTATAAAAATTGGTGGTTCTAGTTTTTGGAGTCAAAATAATATTAATATATATTTTGAAAACCTTAAAAAACAAAATCTTGAATTATGA